One stretch of Passer domesticus isolate bPasDom1 chromosome 2, bPasDom1.hap1, whole genome shotgun sequence DNA includes these proteins:
- the TFG gene encoding protein TFG isoform X3, which yields MNGQLDLSGKLIIKAQLGEDIRRIPIHNEDITYDELVLMMQRVFRGKLLSNDEVTIKYKDEDGDLITIFDSSDLSFAIQCSRILKLTLFVNGQPRPLESNQVKYLRRELIELRNKVNRLLDCLEPPAEPGLSTNLPESDAVDGRDEKPAAADANVKPSTQVIAASMSAFDPLKNQDEISKNVMSAFGLTDDQVSGPPSAPAEERSGTPDSIASSSSAAHPPGVQAQQPPYASTQPQTGQVEAGYSQQQPPSQQAQQFPAYSQAGAPAPAAAFPGQAQQLPAQQPQQYPAGSFPPQPYTTQASQPAAYSGSQAAPGTFQPRPGFTPPPGSTMTPPPSGPNPYARSRPPFGPQGYTQPGPGYR from the exons ATGAATGGGCAGCTGGACTTAAGTGGGAAGCTGATCATCAAAGCTCAGCTTGGGGAAGATATCAGGAGAATCCCTATTCATAATGAAGATATCACCTATGATGAGTTGGTGCTAATGATGCAAAGAGTTTTTAGAGGAAAACTTCTGAGCAATGATGAAGTCACAATAAAATATAAAGATGAAG atGGAGATCTTATAACAATTTTTGATAGCTCAGATCTCTCCTTTGCAATTCAATGCAGTAGGATACTTAAGCTGACATTGTTTG TGAACGGACAACCAAGACCCCTAGAATCTAACCAGGTGAAGTACCTGCGCCGAGAGCTGATAGAACTTCGCAATAAAGTCAATCGTTTATTGGACTGTTTAGAGCCGCCAGCGGAACCAGGACTTTCCACCAATCTGCCCGAGAGTG ATGCTGTAGATGGTAGGGACGAaaagcctgctgctgctgacgcTAATGTTAAGCCATCCACTCAAGTTATAGCAGCGAGCATGTCTGCATTCGATCCGCTAAAGAACCAGGATGAAATCAGCAAGAATGTCATGTCAGCCTTTGGCTTGACAGATGATCAGGTGTCAG GACCACCCAGTGCCCCTGCCGAGGAGCGATCAGGAACGCCGGACAGCAtcgcttcctcctcctctgcagctcatCCCCCTGGGGTTCAGGCACAGCAGCCACCCTACGCCAGCACGCAGCCACAGACGGGGCAGGTGGAAG CAGgctacagccagcagcagccgccgTCGCAGCAAGCGCAGCAGTTCCCGGCCTACAGCCAGGCGGgtgccccggccccggccgccgccTTCCCGGGGCAGGCGCAGCAGCTGCCGGCGCAGCAGCCGCAGCAGTACCCGGCGGGCAGCTTCCCCCCGCAGCCCTACACCACGCAGGCCTCCCAGCCCGCCGCCTACAGCGGTTCCCAGGCGGCCCCGGGCACCTTCCAGCCGCGGCCCGGCTTCACCCCGCCGCCCGGCAGCACCATGACCCCCCCGCCCAGCGGGCCCAACCCCTACGCCCGCAGCCGTCCCCCTTTCGGGCCGCAGGGTTACACCCAGCCCGGGCCCGGCTACCGCTAA
- the TFG gene encoding protein TFG isoform X2 yields MNGQLDLSGKLIIKAQLGEDIRRIPIHNEDITYDELVLMMQRVFRGKLLSNDEVTIKYKDEDGDLITIFDSSDLSFAIQCSRILKLTLFVNGQPRPLESNQVKYLRRELIELRNKVNRLLDCLEPPAEPGLSTNLPESDAVDGRDEKPAAADANVKPSTQVIAASMSAFDPLKNQDEISKNVMSAFGLTDDQVSGPPSAPAEERSGTPDSIASSSSAAHPPGVQAQQPPYASTQPQTGQVEGQMYQQYQQPGYPAQQPQAQPQQQYGVQYPGYSQQQPPSQQAQQFPAYSQAGAPAPAAAFPGQAQQLPAQQPQQYPAGSFPPQPYTTQASQPAAYSGSQAAPGTFQPRPGFTPPPGSTMTPPPSGPNPYARSRPPFGPQGYTQPGPGYR; encoded by the exons ATGAATGGGCAGCTGGACTTAAGTGGGAAGCTGATCATCAAAGCTCAGCTTGGGGAAGATATCAGGAGAATCCCTATTCATAATGAAGATATCACCTATGATGAGTTGGTGCTAATGATGCAAAGAGTTTTTAGAGGAAAACTTCTGAGCAATGATGAAGTCACAATAAAATATAAAGATGAAG atGGAGATCTTATAACAATTTTTGATAGCTCAGATCTCTCCTTTGCAATTCAATGCAGTAGGATACTTAAGCTGACATTGTTTG TGAACGGACAACCAAGACCCCTAGAATCTAACCAGGTGAAGTACCTGCGCCGAGAGCTGATAGAACTTCGCAATAAAGTCAATCGTTTATTGGACTGTTTAGAGCCGCCAGCGGAACCAGGACTTTCCACCAATCTGCCCGAGAGTG ATGCTGTAGATGGTAGGGACGAaaagcctgctgctgctgacgcTAATGTTAAGCCATCCACTCAAGTTATAGCAGCGAGCATGTCTGCATTCGATCCGCTAAAGAACCAGGATGAAATCAGCAAGAATGTCATGTCAGCCTTTGGCTTGACAGATGATCAGGTGTCAG GACCACCCAGTGCCCCTGCCGAGGAGCGATCAGGAACGCCGGACAGCAtcgcttcctcctcctctgcagctcatCCCCCTGGGGTTCAGGCACAGCAGCCACCCTACGCCAGCACGCAGCCACAGACGGGGCAGGTGGAAG GTCAGATGTATCAGCAGTACCAGCAGCCTGGTTACCCTGCTCAGCAGCcgcaggctcagccccagcagcagtaCGGCGTGCAGTACCCAG gctacagccagcagcagccgccgTCGCAGCAAGCGCAGCAGTTCCCGGCCTACAGCCAGGCGGgtgccccggccccggccgccgccTTCCCGGGGCAGGCGCAGCAGCTGCCGGCGCAGCAGCCGCAGCAGTACCCGGCGGGCAGCTTCCCCCCGCAGCCCTACACCACGCAGGCCTCCCAGCCCGCCGCCTACAGCGGTTCCCAGGCGGCCCCGGGCACCTTCCAGCCGCGGCCCGGCTTCACCCCGCCGCCCGGCAGCACCATGACCCCCCCGCCCAGCGGGCCCAACCCCTACGCCCGCAGCCGTCCCCCTTTCGGGCCGCAGGGTTACACCCAGCCCGGGCCCGGCTACCGCTAA
- the TFG gene encoding protein TFG isoform X1, whose protein sequence is MNGQLDLSGKLIIKAQLGEDIRRIPIHNEDITYDELVLMMQRVFRGKLLSNDEVTIKYKDEDGDLITIFDSSDLSFAIQCSRILKLTLFVNGQPRPLESNQVKYLRRELIELRNKVNRLLDCLEPPAEPGLSTNLPESDAVDGRDEKPAAADANVKPSTQVIAASMSAFDPLKNQDEISKNVMSAFGLTDDQVSGPPSAPAEERSGTPDSIASSSSAAHPPGVQAQQPPYASTQPQTGQVEGQMYQQYQQPGYPAQQPQAQPQQQYGVQYPAGYSQQQPPSQQAQQFPAYSQAGAPAPAAAFPGQAQQLPAQQPQQYPAGSFPPQPYTTQASQPAAYSGSQAAPGTFQPRPGFTPPPGSTMTPPPSGPNPYARSRPPFGPQGYTQPGPGYR, encoded by the exons ATGAATGGGCAGCTGGACTTAAGTGGGAAGCTGATCATCAAAGCTCAGCTTGGGGAAGATATCAGGAGAATCCCTATTCATAATGAAGATATCACCTATGATGAGTTGGTGCTAATGATGCAAAGAGTTTTTAGAGGAAAACTTCTGAGCAATGATGAAGTCACAATAAAATATAAAGATGAAG atGGAGATCTTATAACAATTTTTGATAGCTCAGATCTCTCCTTTGCAATTCAATGCAGTAGGATACTTAAGCTGACATTGTTTG TGAACGGACAACCAAGACCCCTAGAATCTAACCAGGTGAAGTACCTGCGCCGAGAGCTGATAGAACTTCGCAATAAAGTCAATCGTTTATTGGACTGTTTAGAGCCGCCAGCGGAACCAGGACTTTCCACCAATCTGCCCGAGAGTG ATGCTGTAGATGGTAGGGACGAaaagcctgctgctgctgacgcTAATGTTAAGCCATCCACTCAAGTTATAGCAGCGAGCATGTCTGCATTCGATCCGCTAAAGAACCAGGATGAAATCAGCAAGAATGTCATGTCAGCCTTTGGCTTGACAGATGATCAGGTGTCAG GACCACCCAGTGCCCCTGCCGAGGAGCGATCAGGAACGCCGGACAGCAtcgcttcctcctcctctgcagctcatCCCCCTGGGGTTCAGGCACAGCAGCCACCCTACGCCAGCACGCAGCCACAGACGGGGCAGGTGGAAG GTCAGATGTATCAGCAGTACCAGCAGCCTGGTTACCCTGCTCAGCAGCcgcaggctcagccccagcagcagtaCGGCGTGCAGTACCCAG CAGgctacagccagcagcagccgccgTCGCAGCAAGCGCAGCAGTTCCCGGCCTACAGCCAGGCGGgtgccccggccccggccgccgccTTCCCGGGGCAGGCGCAGCAGCTGCCGGCGCAGCAGCCGCAGCAGTACCCGGCGGGCAGCTTCCCCCCGCAGCCCTACACCACGCAGGCCTCCCAGCCCGCCGCCTACAGCGGTTCCCAGGCGGCCCCGGGCACCTTCCAGCCGCGGCCCGGCTTCACCCCGCCGCCCGGCAGCACCATGACCCCCCCGCCCAGCGGGCCCAACCCCTACGCCCGCAGCCGTCCCCCTTTCGGGCCGCAGGGTTACACCCAGCCCGGGCCCGGCTACCGCTAA